The stretch of DNA TAGGCGGGGTAGTAGGCGTGGAACGAGAAGACCAGCGCGTCGGACAGGAGCTGGCCGGCGAAGAACATCGCCACCGTGAACGCCAGCCGGCCCGTGATCCCCAGGCGGCCCGAGCCCGTCGGGTCGATCAGCTGCGTCCAGGCAAGCAGACCGGCCAGCACGAACGAGAGGTGCTCGACGGCGTGCAGGGCGGGATGGGTGAGGGCGCGGTCGTAGACGGCCGGGATGTGCCAGGCGGCCACGACCGCCGCCCACAGGGCCAGGGTCACGGCCGGGCGCAGCAGGAAGGCGCCGATCGCGGGCAGCGGCGCCGGCACCGGCCACGGCAGAAGCGACCGGGAGATCGGACCGCGCACCGAGAGCACGAGCAGCGCGGCGCCGGCGTCGGCCAGGAACACGTGCTCGAGCATGTGCGCCGAGAGGAGGTAACGCTCGCCGGCGACGTTCAGCGGCGAGACGAGCGGCACCACCATGACCGCGAGCCCACAGGCGAAGATGCCCGCGCGCGACCACGGCGCCCGGGCGGGATCGCGCCGCCGCACCCGGGCGAAGGCCGGGGCGAAGGCCGCCGTCGCGACGAGGGCGAAGAGCACGGGCGCCAGGTGCAGGTGCCACGCCCCCGCGATCGCGGAGGCCGGCACGTCGTGTGCGGCAAGGAGCGGCGGCATGGCGGGCTAATCCTCTCGCGCCCGCGGCGCCCGCGCCGCCTCGCGGGCGAGGGCGACGGTCGCGTCGCGGTCGGCCCGCTCCTCGTCCTCGTCGAGGAGCCGCAGCAGCGTCAGTGCGACGGCGGCGAGGAACACCGCCGACTGCTCGGCCGTCATCAGCACTCCGCCCAGATTCTGGTCGCGCGCGGCCGAGATGCC from Gaiellales bacterium encodes:
- a CDS encoding cytochrome c oxidase assembly protein; amino-acid sequence: MPPLLAAHDVPASAIAGAWHLHLAPVLFALVATAAFAPAFARVRRRDPARAPWSRAGIFACGLAVMVVPLVSPLNVAGERYLLSAHMLEHVFLADAGAALLVLSVRGPISRSLLPWPVPAPLPAIGAFLLRPAVTLALWAAVVAAWHIPAVYDRALTHPALHAVEHLSFVLAGLLAWTQLIDPTGSGRLGITGRLAFTVAMFFAGQLLSDALVFSFHAYYPAYADRPGRLFGISPLTDQRLAGIVMAAEQLLTLGTCFVVLLLQLRRSHATATLTTT